A genomic window from Silene latifolia isolate original U9 population chromosome Y, ASM4854445v1, whole genome shotgun sequence includes:
- the LOC141628258 gene encoding uncharacterized protein LOC141628258, with protein MILATWNIRGFNKPIKHSEVNLFLKENNVDVLGLLETRVKSTKAKTILRSKFKRYKAFCNYNKHYNGRIWVLWNPSTTKVDILQEEAQVIHCKIRHYLTGKEFYLSVVYGSNSATRRHDLWDSLHQFSTSVTQWAAMGDFNVVRHSHEKISATPPILSELMDFNSCLLNCGLDDMSGTGNDFTWFNKQEVSTRVYSKLDRILVNNTWLQAYSQTTAHFLDPGISDHCLGLLTFHDNDRPRKHFKFLNCWTEHPQFLQ; from the coding sequence ATGATTCTAGCAACTTGGAATATCAGAGGCTTTAATAAGCCAATAAAGCACAGTGAGGTTAATCTCTTTCTTAAAGAAAATAATGTGGATGTTCTGGGTCTCCTTGAGACTAGGGTGAAGAGTACTAAAGCTAAAACTATCCTGAGATCTAAGTTCAAGAGATATAAAGCTTTCTGTAATTACAATAAGCACTATAATGGCAGAATTTGGGTGTTATGGAACCCAAGTACTACTAAGGTGGACATTTTGCAAGAGGAAGCTCAGGTTATTCATTGTAAAATTAGACACTACCTTACTGGCAAGGAGTTCTACCTGTCTGTGGTCTATGGTAGTAACAGTGCCACTAGGAGGCATGATTTATGGGACTCTCTGCATCAGTTCTCTACAAGTGTTACCCAGTGGGCAGCTATGGGGGATTTTAATGTGGTAAGACACTCTCATGAGAAAATTAGTGCTACCCCTCCTATTCTGAGTGAGTTAATGGATTTCAATTCCTGTCTTCTTAATTGTGGTCTTGATGATATGAGTGGCACTGGAAATGACTTCACATGGTTTAATAAGCAGGAAGTCTCTACTAGGGTTTACTCCAAATTAGACAGGATTTTAGTCAATAATACCTGGTTGCAGGCTTATTCTCAAACTACTGCTCATTTTCTAGACCCTGGTATCTCTGATCACTGCCTTGGCCTGCTTACTTTTCATGATAATGACAGACCTAGGAAGCATTTTAAGTTCCTTAACTGCTGGACTGAACACCCTCAGTTCCTTCAGTAG